The genomic region GCCAGCTTTGACCATTACCTAGCTACCGTACATTAACATTTGTTTTTTACCCAAGTTTTTTATTTTGAACGACATTAATAAACTAAAATATTCCCTAATTTTACTTGTACAGAGTCAGTTTGTTGTGGCATGTTTAATATAGTAAGTATAGAtaaaactcacaacaaacttTCTATTAAAGATGCCACAACAAACTAAACAGGATATGTGCATcttattttaaaaacttaaaactcacaacaaacttcctaaataaatgGATGACCaatctaaaactaaaccctaatggaCTATTATAAATACATAGCAAACACTCACAATTCTACATTTCTATTGCTAAACAGATTTAAAATATGGAGCCAGTTCTGAATTCACTTGATGCGAAAAAACAAGCATGCGATATTGAAAAATCTAAGGTCGGTTCTATGATAAATTTTGTAATATCGCAAtaatgaataattgttttcttttatttacttttatgtgaatactaacttatttgatttttcagattcaacATACCAATTTAAACACCCCAGTTGTCGAACAAGCTTTTGTTAGTTTTTAAGTAATATTTTCGCTTATAATATTTCATATTAACAAGTTCGTTATATTATTATTTGGTGTTTTATTgtaggatgatggtgataatagtgttgaaattatttcttatggtgcaatgttcAGTCCATACAAGTCTAAGCTTCAACGTCAATTTAGTGAAGAggtaattttaaaatttatttaatcttttttaaacttttttattctatatttgttctttttttaaatttatttaatcatttttaacttttttattaaatttttgttttttaaggatcggaagtatgagaatcaaaagaaaagatctaagagactctctgaatggaaatgggtCGAGCTTATAAATTTAGATGATTCTGAGGACGATGAGAAAGAAGATGAATTAGATGATACTGCTGATTCGAGCACAAACAAGAAAAACGGATCAAAAAAGTAGAGATTTTAGATGAAatatatcaagtgtttttatgtttttttttcattttcagttgtttttGTTTGATATAGACTATCCCGTGaataataaagtttattttatatttgaagtttatgttttgtgttattttattGCACTTATAATTTACATCTCGATTGAACTAATATACTTTAGTACTTAATCATGTTCGTATTATATAATTTACATGTTCGTACTTGATCATTTCCAAAGAGATAAATTCGATTACCAAGAATTGCCAAAACATGAAAACTATCTCTTGGTTTGGAGTAAATTCAAGATTGTATTTACAAAGCATACTAAACTTATTCAATTTAACAGTCATGTTTCACGAGGATTTCGTATATATCCATTAGTGCCTTCTATAAAAAAATTGTTGGACGACACGAGAtatgaaaaaataattatataatattatagatttttcgaataatttgtatttcttaaataaaaagataaagttaataaagatataaactttcacatcctattttttttttataaaaacggttttataaaaatatgtttttttaaatatttataaaaatgaaatttaacatTAGTTAAAGGTGTTTAAAACGTACCTACAAGTCACCtactattttttactttttactttttcaaaaacgaaaattttaaaattaaattttattggatgagtatgatgtggatatttaaaaaagttatggactttaaacaataaaattataaactttatcatttaaccaacaaaataaacttactttataacgatagcaacttattttttattttttttcatttgtttagtattttttattaacaaacgaatctttacatgtttaaaacagtttttctatactttatttattattaatttttataaaaaaacaaaactttgatatttagtagatagaagataaactatgttccaaaattttagaaattatttaatactaatttacgGATTAGTAGATAGATAGTAAACTATatcccaaaattttaggaattatttaaTACCAATTTACGATATTTAGTAGATAAATAGTAAACTATGTCctaaaattttaggaattataagtaaactaataaaaaataattattgcagttattcttggatattaatctaataatttgcattttttaattaaaaagtaataaagtaataaactttaaagctaaactaaaaaactgaacctactatgatataaagttaataaaaaataattattttataaacatttttataacaagtaatataaataaaatactccagaaatttacaatctttactagataaattctaaactgggttccaaatttttaggaattataagttcaactatattgttatagataatattagtcagttctaaaataattatttaccaacttgactagatacatagtagtagattgtgttgcatatttttagggattattagttaaaagtagactcatatagataagattaactaggaactaaaaatttgaacttagtatgatataaagttaataaagatataaattcttatcatcctattttttataaaaacagtttatgaaatcttataaaaatataaattttttatatttgtaaaacccgaaatttaacaatttaagttaaagctctaaaacgtacttacgagtcaaatactattttttatttttataaaaacgaaaattttaaacttaaattttattggatgagtactatgtggatatttataaaaagttatgaactttaaagaataaaattatactttataatttaaccaataaaataaacaaactttacaattataacaacttatcttttattttttgtcttgtgattattaatttttatacaaaaaaaacaatattttttgtcttttggttattattttttataaaagaacaaaacttttacatatgtgtaaacttatgacatatGTCtaccacaataatgttatcataaatattatacgaataagaaaactaccagaaacgagttttgcaatgcaaagtgtcgcccccgccgcatcgcgcgggcaccctacaAGTATATTAAATTAAATTGAATTGATAAGTTTCCTATTATAGAAATCATAGTCTTGTAACGATTCAAAGTATCATATGTTTGAATCCGCTATAAAAGATTCCTTGGTAATTTAGTCTTCTtgcataaatatttttactgtTTTATTAAGTTGTTTAAAATTTATATTCTAATATTACCAACGATTTCTTCTTATTTTGTAGTACCTCTCCCTGAACACATCGCAAATTTTTTTGTTTACACAACAattttaaaataattattaaagtTGTCGATGGTGATGAATGGGTAGAGAAAAAGCTTTTGAATCTACATGGTTTCCGAAAGATTTATAgcataatttatatttatattttgttttaGTTGATTCATATTTATATTGATAATTTGTTGTTCCTTATAGATATAATGTTGTGAGTTGGATTGATTTAATGAAAGATGAGAGAGTTTCATTTGGTAAGATGTGTGTCTTTCAGATCGTCAAGGAATCGATTAAAGCTTTTGGTTGCAATAAAAGAAAACCTATAATATCTTCCTAAAATTGTTTTTAGCAAATTGATGTTTCCATTAGATTGTTACCTTATCGTCAGTGTcatgtttttttattgtttaaataCTTGAACATTTTCAGTTGTGTTTTTTTATTGTTTCTATTAAACTATTCCAAAATATTTAGTACTAGTCTAAAATTGTCTTAAGAAGCTTGACGTTTTCAATCGTTTGTTAACTTATTATTAGTATTGTATTGATTTATAATCGTTTAGCTTTTTTTAGGAGACCTTTTGTGTGTTAACGTATTATTAGTATTGTATTCATTTGTTAAAAAAACCATTAATTTTTTAATACCAAGTAATTTATAGTAACGAATCATAAGCAATCAATAAGTTTACAACTTTTTATTACACGTTCAAAATCCGTGATTAAGTTTATAAAAAATTGATAACTCTTCTGTAGCAAACACAATTAATATGTGTATGattttaattatgtattaattataaATAGTTTCAATATAAGTAACTTTTTCGAGGTCGAGAAGCAATttcgggtgataacctagtaatatatattataaaactCTAGTTGTTTATAATAAGAAAAAAACTctatatttaaataattaatagTTTTGCTAATGTTATAACTTTTTAGGAGATTCCTTTATATATTTCATAACTTTTTAGGGTTTGGGGTGTGCTGCTCACACAAGATGGAGCACATATCCGGAAATTACTTTTGCTAGAGTTGGTATCACGTCATAATGCACCTCAACTTGAAATGCTTTTATGATATGTgattttcttttacttttttttgaacggccaacaaactcaatcccgagcactttcggggcacccactggacaaacggagtactccgagagtaacccgagtccaccactaattccggggaaaacccagtaacccacccgcccgtaggcacgacagtgaaattaccggtaaaacccgtttggctcaaggattcaacccaggtttccctgggtctcttatcattgcccaccagtgcctcactctgcaccaagtgggagtcgaacctgcatctctcaagagaaatgcaagccctccaccacttgatctagagatcattggcgtgattttcttttactatttttactttttataaaTATCTCATAAATCTTTGTTATCAAATGTTACATAGTGAAGGGGTCAGttgagaagaaattctttgtaataagaaaaaaaaaatttcaattaACAGGAGGAATGATTCATTTGATTTCATTTACTATTTTTATTTAATGTTATTATAAAGGTATATTGGTAGACTTGCATATATTATTAATTTGTAGTtttaaccccgtgtattacacgggttatataagtgtaaatttatataataaataataaaaacgatctatctttaaaaaaacccgtgtattgaATGTATTGAacaaaatataatgtcatatatTAATACATACAATCATCATGATTTATCTTTCAAAAATGAACTTTGATAtactatttatttattataacattttactttatttttttatatttactaTTAGCTTAAAAACagatgtattacatgggttgaataatatTTTCATGATTCATTCAAATTATGAGATACaattattttagttagttttaaggaccttcatgcttgtttgtttatttcttgttaatttataatctttatcttttatctttattattattattattatttaatgttatttatttatttatttacattgttAATGATAAGCCGTAAAAAGTTTTTTAGTATTGTTTactttttattattgttattattattattattattattattattttatcttttatatagtaaatgaaaatcttttataaaaaaaggTGTATCCTTATCTAAATTTTTAAGCCGTTTTTTAgaattgtttaatttttattattgttgttattattattaatattattattattttatcttttatatagtaaatggaaatcttttataaaaaggtgtatccttatctaaatttttgtttaaaattatttctagaaaaacaaatatttattcttatctattttttagtttaaaattattattgttatttaacaTAGATAAATAGGAAAGTAAGGTGAGAAAGCATGAGGAAGTGACATGTGTCAAAAAAAATGGTCTAATACACGTGTTCAATATTTTCttccaattttaaatttatattaatttcaatatttttcatcttaaaaaatggTCTAACTTTCTAATTTCAATCATATTACGCAACTAAAGACATTATCATCATGCTAAATAAAgacattatataatattataaaaattttaatttgaatatttaaatATCAACTACTAATTAAAAAAGTTGTTGTAGACgctcaaatttatagtttaaaaaactttagtcctatttttttaaacgtatactttatttttagtatgattttttaatatgtaatatttTCTATATAATGATGATATTCGTATCTTGTCTCATGATCCCTCCCTtttaatagagtaaactgccattttggtccctaaggtttggttacttttgccactttagtccaaaactcaaaccttttgcatatgggtccctgtggtttcagttttattgccattttggtccaaaaatgaaatcaggtcatagttgtcttataaaatcctgcaattttgtcattttttccTCAAGGGCAAATCAGgttatatttgtcttataaaatatggtatttgtttataaaaaagaaatgatcattttgcccctgcagaaaatgacaaaataacaggcttttataagaaaaatatgacttgatttcatttttgggccaaaatggcaataaaactgaaaccacagggacccggatgcaaaaagtttgagttttggactaaaatggcaaaattgaccaaaccacagggaccaaaatggcagtttactccttttaataatagtattacatattaatttttatacacaaaatataatataatattaattaatatagttagagataaacgtattaaaaaacccgtgtattacacggggtttgATCAATAAATTATTAAATAGGTATTAATAAGCCCGAAAAATATACTCCGCAATTTAAAAATAATAACTACATAAATGAAATATTCATAAATAGTTGAAAAAATAAGTATTTTTAACATTTTACCCCCTAGAGATCAAACATAACTCAAACAAATCTATTCATAAAAAAATTAGTTGAAATTATCACATCTACAATACATATGTAAACATATGCAAAGGGCAAAAATAAGCCATGATATTAATCGAATTAggaataaaaaatattaattacttGAATACTTTCGGCTATAAGGGGGAAGGGGCATCCTCGGTTAAGGGTGCTCAGCTTCGAAGCCGCATGCGAAACAACCCCCCCACCCCCTCATTCAGGTAGGCGAACGGCTAGGGAAGCTCGGCTACTCTTTATTGAAGGTGaagtggggggggggtgggggggagGTTGTGACCTTTTAACAATCATATGACCGTTAAATTTATTGAAaaagttaatttatttattttaaatcatTATAAAT from Helianthus annuus cultivar XRQ/B chromosome 10, HanXRQr2.0-SUNRISE, whole genome shotgun sequence harbors:
- the LOC110882924 gene encoding uncharacterized protein LOC110882924 codes for the protein MEPVLNSLDAKKQACDIEKSKDDGDNSVEIISYGAMFSPYKSKLQRQFSEEDRKYENQKKRSKRLSEWKWVELINLDDSEDDEKEDELDDTADSSTNKKNGSKK